From one Equus asinus isolate D_3611 breed Donkey chromosome 5, EquAss-T2T_v2, whole genome shotgun sequence genomic stretch:
- the MIIP gene encoding migration and invasion-inhibitory protein isoform X25, translating to MVETKDVRQLRQLSLELLRQLRAGQEAVRRSVAKAASASSLDSSSSYDSETPPSQEMSSMASRASCPQDAQQGDPCDMSWPGGASSWGSSPPPTKCRNQESLGPLRPHSAPLPASSDSNDPELSAELDSLLQEAQAMRSAPDQQSKLPKPRVTFKKESPVPERIWRLRPYLGYDWIAGSLDNSSPVTSKPEAFFSKLQKFREANQEECVCSDPEPQILGLREGGGVKGDHECVYCYRVNRRLFLVPSDPGTPCRLCRTPRDQRGPETLAEPAQVRVSVPLSVLDPPHQYRIHRRKSFDASDTLALPRIRSLRQRGRDLSKHCLLGWDILPPKPEKSSALKSLDLWSCVSAKAQHQKLSATSPSRLALPTQVPPATPIWSEPQVP from the exons ATGGTGGAGACCAAGGACGTGCGGCAGCTGCGGCAGCTCAGCCTGGAGCTCCTGAGGCAGCTGCGGGCCGGGCAGGAGGCCGTGCGGCGCTCAGTGGCCAAGGCAGCCTCCGCG TCGAGCCTGGACTCCAGCAGCAGCTACGACTCAGAGACGCCACCCTCTCAGGAGATGTCCTCAATGGCCTCGAGAGCCTCCTGTCCACAGGATGCCCAGCAAGGTGACCCCTGTGATATGTCCTGGCCCGGCGGGGCCAGCTCTTGGGGGAGCTCTCCCCCACCCACCAAATGCCGAAACCAGGAGTCCCTGGGGCCACTGAGGCCCCACTCGGCACCCTTGCCGGCCTCCTCAGACTCGAATGACCCAGAGCTGTCGGCAGAGCTGGACAGTCTACTCCAGGAGGCACAGGCCATGAGGTCCGCCCCGGATCAACAAAGCAAGCTGCCCAAG CCGAGAGTGACCTTCAAGAAGGAGTCTCCAGTACCTGAGAGGATCTGGCGCCTCCGACCGTACCTGGGTTACGACTGGATTGCAG GGTCTCTGGACAACAGCTCTCCCGTCACCAGCAAGCCCGAGGCCTTCTTCTCTAAGCTGCAGAAGTTCCGGGAAGCCAACCAGGAGGAGTGTGTTTGCAGCGACCCCGA ACCCCAGATCCTGGGCCTGCGCGAGGGCGGTGGCGTCAAGGGAGACCATGAAT GCGTCTACTGTTACCGGGTCAACCGGCGCCTGTTCCTGGTGCCTTCAGATCCCGGCACCCCCTGCCGCCTGTGCAGGACACCACGGGACCAGCGGGGCCCTGAGACCCTGGCGGAGCCAGCGCAGGTCAG GGTGAGCGTCCCACTGTCCGTCCTGGACCCCCCACACCAGTACCGTATCCACCGGCGGAAGAGTTTTGACGCCTCCGACACGCTGGCCTTGCCCCGG ATTCGGAGCCTGAGGCAGAGGGGacgtgacttgtccaag CACTGCCTGCTGGGCTGGGACATTCTCCCGCCGAAGCCCGAGAAAAGCTCAGCCCTCAAGAGCCTAGATCTCTGGTCCTGTGTCTCTGCCAAGGCCCAGCACCAGAAGCTGTCAGCCACCAGCCCCTCCCGCCTG GCCCTGCCCACGCAGGTCCCACCTGCCACCCCGATCTGGTCAGAACCCCAGGTCCCCTGA
- the MIIP gene encoding migration and invasion-inhibitory protein isoform X20, which produces MVETKDVRQLRQLSLELLRQLRAGQEAVRRSVAKAASASSLDSSSSYDSETPPSQEMSSMASRASCPQDAQQGDPCDMSWPGGASSWGSSPPPTKCRNQESLGPLRPHSAPLPASSDSNDPELSAELDSLLQEAQAMRSAPDQQSKLPKGLWTTALPSPASPRPSSLSCRSSGKPTRRSVFAATPNPRSWACARAVASRETMNVSVNPRGLPHGPAKVLGQQLRCWVLGEGGLGPGQGWGELRPGLVGIRARPVTRLTPPQQPSFSSQLPHFPRAPHSRPLLSARVILVGPPAQSRVYCYRVNRRLFLVPSDPGTPCRLCRTPRDQRGPETLAEPAQVRVSVPLSVLDPPHQYRIHRRKSFDASDTLALPRGLLLPASYCIPPRKALPTQVPPATPIWSEPQVP; this is translated from the exons ATGGTGGAGACCAAGGACGTGCGGCAGCTGCGGCAGCTCAGCCTGGAGCTCCTGAGGCAGCTGCGGGCCGGGCAGGAGGCCGTGCGGCGCTCAGTGGCCAAGGCAGCCTCCGCG TCGAGCCTGGACTCCAGCAGCAGCTACGACTCAGAGACGCCACCCTCTCAGGAGATGTCCTCAATGGCCTCGAGAGCCTCCTGTCCACAGGATGCCCAGCAAGGTGACCCCTGTGATATGTCCTGGCCCGGCGGGGCCAGCTCTTGGGGGAGCTCTCCCCCACCCACCAAATGCCGAAACCAGGAGTCCCTGGGGCCACTGAGGCCCCACTCGGCACCCTTGCCGGCCTCCTCAGACTCGAATGACCCAGAGCTGTCGGCAGAGCTGGACAGTCTACTCCAGGAGGCACAGGCCATGAGGTCCGCCCCGGATCAACAAAGCAAGCTGCCCAAG GGTCTCTGGACAACAGCTCTCCCGTCACCAGCAAGCCCGAGGCCTTCTTCTCTAAGCTGCAGAAGTTCCGGGAAGCCAACCAGGAGGAGTGTGTTTGCAGCGACCCCGA ACCCCAGATCCTGGGCCTGCGCGAGGGCGGTGGCGTCAAGGGAGACCATGAATGTGAGTGTGAACCCTCGTGGGCTGCCCCACGGCCCAGCCAAGGTCCTGGGGCAGCAGCTGCGGTGTTGGGTCCTTGGGGAGGGAGGTCTGGGGCCCGGACAGGGTTGGGGTGAGCTGAGGCCCGGCCTCGTGGGGATTAGGGCCCGCCCTGTTACCCGCCTCACCCCTCCCCAGCAGCCTTCATtctcttcccagctgcctcaTTTCCCACGTGCCCCCCACTCCCGCCCCCTCCTTTCTGCACGTGTCATCCTTGTCGGGCCGCCGGCTCAGTCAC GCGTCTACTGTTACCGGGTCAACCGGCGCCTGTTCCTGGTGCCTTCAGATCCCGGCACCCCCTGCCGCCTGTGCAGGACACCACGGGACCAGCGGGGCCCTGAGACCCTGGCGGAGCCAGCGCAGGTCAG GGTGAGCGTCCCACTGTCCGTCCTGGACCCCCCACACCAGTACCGTATCCACCGGCGGAAGAGTTTTGACGCCTCCGACACGCTGGCCTTGCCCCGG GGCCTACTACTCCCCGCCAGCTACTGCATCCCACCCAGGAAG GCCCTGCCCACGCAGGTCCCACCTGCCACCCCGATCTGGTCAGAACCCCAGGTCCCCTGA
- the MIIP gene encoding migration and invasion-inhibitory protein isoform X11 — protein sequence MVETKDVRQLRQLSLELLRQLRAGQEAVRRSVAKAASASSLDSSSSYDSETPPSQEMSSMASRASCPQDAQQGDPCDMSWPGGASSWGSSPPPTKCRNQESLGPLRPHSAPLPASSDSNDPELSAELDSLLQEAQAMRSAPDQQSKLPKGLWTTALPSPASPRPSSLSCRSSGKPTRRSVFAATPNPRSWACARAVASRETMNVSVNPRGLPHGPAKVLGQQLRCWVLGEGGLGPGQGWGELRPGLVGIRARPVTRLTPPQQPSFSSQLPHFPRAPHSRPLLSARVILVGPPAQSRVYCYRVNRRLFLVPSDPGTPCRLCRTPRDQRGPETLAEPAQVRVSVPLSVLDPPHQYRIHRRKSFDASDTLALPRIRSLRQRGRDLSKHCLLGWDILPPKPEKSSALKSLDLWSCVSAKAQHQKLSATSPSRLGLLLPASYCIPPRKALPTQVPPATPIWSEPQVP from the exons ATGGTGGAGACCAAGGACGTGCGGCAGCTGCGGCAGCTCAGCCTGGAGCTCCTGAGGCAGCTGCGGGCCGGGCAGGAGGCCGTGCGGCGCTCAGTGGCCAAGGCAGCCTCCGCG TCGAGCCTGGACTCCAGCAGCAGCTACGACTCAGAGACGCCACCCTCTCAGGAGATGTCCTCAATGGCCTCGAGAGCCTCCTGTCCACAGGATGCCCAGCAAGGTGACCCCTGTGATATGTCCTGGCCCGGCGGGGCCAGCTCTTGGGGGAGCTCTCCCCCACCCACCAAATGCCGAAACCAGGAGTCCCTGGGGCCACTGAGGCCCCACTCGGCACCCTTGCCGGCCTCCTCAGACTCGAATGACCCAGAGCTGTCGGCAGAGCTGGACAGTCTACTCCAGGAGGCACAGGCCATGAGGTCCGCCCCGGATCAACAAAGCAAGCTGCCCAAG GGTCTCTGGACAACAGCTCTCCCGTCACCAGCAAGCCCGAGGCCTTCTTCTCTAAGCTGCAGAAGTTCCGGGAAGCCAACCAGGAGGAGTGTGTTTGCAGCGACCCCGA ACCCCAGATCCTGGGCCTGCGCGAGGGCGGTGGCGTCAAGGGAGACCATGAATGTGAGTGTGAACCCTCGTGGGCTGCCCCACGGCCCAGCCAAGGTCCTGGGGCAGCAGCTGCGGTGTTGGGTCCTTGGGGAGGGAGGTCTGGGGCCCGGACAGGGTTGGGGTGAGCTGAGGCCCGGCCTCGTGGGGATTAGGGCCCGCCCTGTTACCCGCCTCACCCCTCCCCAGCAGCCTTCATtctcttcccagctgcctcaTTTCCCACGTGCCCCCCACTCCCGCCCCCTCCTTTCTGCACGTGTCATCCTTGTCGGGCCGCCGGCTCAGTCAC GCGTCTACTGTTACCGGGTCAACCGGCGCCTGTTCCTGGTGCCTTCAGATCCCGGCACCCCCTGCCGCCTGTGCAGGACACCACGGGACCAGCGGGGCCCTGAGACCCTGGCGGAGCCAGCGCAGGTCAG GGTGAGCGTCCCACTGTCCGTCCTGGACCCCCCACACCAGTACCGTATCCACCGGCGGAAGAGTTTTGACGCCTCCGACACGCTGGCCTTGCCCCGG ATTCGGAGCCTGAGGCAGAGGGGacgtgacttgtccaag CACTGCCTGCTGGGCTGGGACATTCTCCCGCCGAAGCCCGAGAAAAGCTCAGCCCTCAAGAGCCTAGATCTCTGGTCCTGTGTCTCTGCCAAGGCCCAGCACCAGAAGCTGTCAGCCACCAGCCCCTCCCGCCTG GGCCTACTACTCCCCGCCAGCTACTGCATCCCACCCAGGAAG GCCCTGCCCACGCAGGTCCCACCTGCCACCCCGATCTGGTCAGAACCCCAGGTCCCCTGA
- the MIIP gene encoding migration and invasion-inhibitory protein isoform X22, which yields MVETKDVRQLRQLSLELLRQLRAGQEAVRRSVAKAASASSLDSSSSYDSETPPSQEMSSMASRASCPQDAQQGDPCDMSWPGGASSWGSSPPPTKCRNQESLGPLRPHSAPLPASSDSNDPELSAELDSLLQEAQAMRSAPDQQSKLPKGLWTTALPSPASPRPSSLSCRSSGKPTRRSVFAATPNPRSWACARAVASRETMNVSVNPRGLPHGPAKVLGQQLRCWVLGEGGLGPGQGWGELRPGLVGIRARPVTRLTPPQQPSFSSQLPHFPRAPHSRPLLSARVILVGPPAQSRVYCYRVNRRLFLVPSDPGTPCRLCRTPRDQRGPETLAEPAQVRVSVPLSVLDPPHQYRIHRRKSFDASDTLALPRALPTQVPPATPIWSEPQVP from the exons ATGGTGGAGACCAAGGACGTGCGGCAGCTGCGGCAGCTCAGCCTGGAGCTCCTGAGGCAGCTGCGGGCCGGGCAGGAGGCCGTGCGGCGCTCAGTGGCCAAGGCAGCCTCCGCG TCGAGCCTGGACTCCAGCAGCAGCTACGACTCAGAGACGCCACCCTCTCAGGAGATGTCCTCAATGGCCTCGAGAGCCTCCTGTCCACAGGATGCCCAGCAAGGTGACCCCTGTGATATGTCCTGGCCCGGCGGGGCCAGCTCTTGGGGGAGCTCTCCCCCACCCACCAAATGCCGAAACCAGGAGTCCCTGGGGCCACTGAGGCCCCACTCGGCACCCTTGCCGGCCTCCTCAGACTCGAATGACCCAGAGCTGTCGGCAGAGCTGGACAGTCTACTCCAGGAGGCACAGGCCATGAGGTCCGCCCCGGATCAACAAAGCAAGCTGCCCAAG GGTCTCTGGACAACAGCTCTCCCGTCACCAGCAAGCCCGAGGCCTTCTTCTCTAAGCTGCAGAAGTTCCGGGAAGCCAACCAGGAGGAGTGTGTTTGCAGCGACCCCGA ACCCCAGATCCTGGGCCTGCGCGAGGGCGGTGGCGTCAAGGGAGACCATGAATGTGAGTGTGAACCCTCGTGGGCTGCCCCACGGCCCAGCCAAGGTCCTGGGGCAGCAGCTGCGGTGTTGGGTCCTTGGGGAGGGAGGTCTGGGGCCCGGACAGGGTTGGGGTGAGCTGAGGCCCGGCCTCGTGGGGATTAGGGCCCGCCCTGTTACCCGCCTCACCCCTCCCCAGCAGCCTTCATtctcttcccagctgcctcaTTTCCCACGTGCCCCCCACTCCCGCCCCCTCCTTTCTGCACGTGTCATCCTTGTCGGGCCGCCGGCTCAGTCAC GCGTCTACTGTTACCGGGTCAACCGGCGCCTGTTCCTGGTGCCTTCAGATCCCGGCACCCCCTGCCGCCTGTGCAGGACACCACGGGACCAGCGGGGCCCTGAGACCCTGGCGGAGCCAGCGCAGGTCAG GGTGAGCGTCCCACTGTCCGTCCTGGACCCCCCACACCAGTACCGTATCCACCGGCGGAAGAGTTTTGACGCCTCCGACACGCTGGCCTTGCCCCGG GCCCTGCCCACGCAGGTCCCACCTGCCACCCCGATCTGGTCAGAACCCCAGGTCCCCTGA
- the MIIP gene encoding migration and invasion-inhibitory protein isoform X26 produces MVETKDVRQLRQLSLELLRQLRAGQEAVRRSVAKAASASSLDSSSSYDSETPPSQEMSSMASRASCPQDAQQGDPCDMSWPGGASSWGSSPPPTKCRNQESLGPLRPHSAPLPASSDSNDPELSAELDSLLQEAQAMRSAPDQQSKLPKGLWTTALPSPASPRPSSLSCRSSGKPTRRSVFAATPNPRSWACARAVASRETMNVSVNPRGLPHGPAKVLGQQLRCWVLGEGGLGPGQGWGELRPGLVGIRARPVTRLTPPQQPSFSSQLPHFPRAPHSRPLLSARVILVGPPAQSRVYCYRVNRRLFLVPSDPGTPCRLCRTPRDQRGPETLAEPAQVRVSVPLSVLDPPHQYRIHRRKSFDASDTLALPRSFRGLSHGAPSN; encoded by the exons ATGGTGGAGACCAAGGACGTGCGGCAGCTGCGGCAGCTCAGCCTGGAGCTCCTGAGGCAGCTGCGGGCCGGGCAGGAGGCCGTGCGGCGCTCAGTGGCCAAGGCAGCCTCCGCG TCGAGCCTGGACTCCAGCAGCAGCTACGACTCAGAGACGCCACCCTCTCAGGAGATGTCCTCAATGGCCTCGAGAGCCTCCTGTCCACAGGATGCCCAGCAAGGTGACCCCTGTGATATGTCCTGGCCCGGCGGGGCCAGCTCTTGGGGGAGCTCTCCCCCACCCACCAAATGCCGAAACCAGGAGTCCCTGGGGCCACTGAGGCCCCACTCGGCACCCTTGCCGGCCTCCTCAGACTCGAATGACCCAGAGCTGTCGGCAGAGCTGGACAGTCTACTCCAGGAGGCACAGGCCATGAGGTCCGCCCCGGATCAACAAAGCAAGCTGCCCAAG GGTCTCTGGACAACAGCTCTCCCGTCACCAGCAAGCCCGAGGCCTTCTTCTCTAAGCTGCAGAAGTTCCGGGAAGCCAACCAGGAGGAGTGTGTTTGCAGCGACCCCGA ACCCCAGATCCTGGGCCTGCGCGAGGGCGGTGGCGTCAAGGGAGACCATGAATGTGAGTGTGAACCCTCGTGGGCTGCCCCACGGCCCAGCCAAGGTCCTGGGGCAGCAGCTGCGGTGTTGGGTCCTTGGGGAGGGAGGTCTGGGGCCCGGACAGGGTTGGGGTGAGCTGAGGCCCGGCCTCGTGGGGATTAGGGCCCGCCCTGTTACCCGCCTCACCCCTCCCCAGCAGCCTTCATtctcttcccagctgcctcaTTTCCCACGTGCCCCCCACTCCCGCCCCCTCCTTTCTGCACGTGTCATCCTTGTCGGGCCGCCGGCTCAGTCAC GCGTCTACTGTTACCGGGTCAACCGGCGCCTGTTCCTGGTGCCTTCAGATCCCGGCACCCCCTGCCGCCTGTGCAGGACACCACGGGACCAGCGGGGCCCTGAGACCCTGGCGGAGCCAGCGCAGGTCAG GGTGAGCGTCCCACTGTCCGTCCTGGACCCCCCACACCAGTACCGTATCCACCGGCGGAAGAGTTTTGACGCCTCCGACACGCTGGCCTTGCCCCGG TCCTTCAGAGGATTATCTCATGGAGCCCCCAGCAACTGA
- the MIIP gene encoding migration and invasion-inhibitory protein isoform X23 produces MVETKDVRQLRQLSLELLRQLRAGQEAVRRSVAKAASASSLDSSSSYDSETPPSQEMSSMASRASCPQDAQQGDPCDMSWPGGASSWGSSPPPTKCRNQESLGPLRPHSAPLPASSDSNDPELSAELDSLLQEAQAMRSAPDQQSKLPKGLWTTALPSPASPRPSSLSCRSSGKPTRRSVFAATPNPRSWACARAVASRETMNVSVNPRGLPHGPAKVLGQQLRCWVLGEGGLGPGQGWGELRPGLVGIRARPVTRLTPPQQPSFSSQLPHFPRAPHSRPLLSARVILVGPPAQSRVYCYRVNRRLFLVPSDPGTPCRLCRTPRDQRGPETLAEPAQVRVSVPLSVLDPPHQYRIHRRKSFDASDTLALPRDIRVSSLERCVFKSFARF; encoded by the exons ATGGTGGAGACCAAGGACGTGCGGCAGCTGCGGCAGCTCAGCCTGGAGCTCCTGAGGCAGCTGCGGGCCGGGCAGGAGGCCGTGCGGCGCTCAGTGGCCAAGGCAGCCTCCGCG TCGAGCCTGGACTCCAGCAGCAGCTACGACTCAGAGACGCCACCCTCTCAGGAGATGTCCTCAATGGCCTCGAGAGCCTCCTGTCCACAGGATGCCCAGCAAGGTGACCCCTGTGATATGTCCTGGCCCGGCGGGGCCAGCTCTTGGGGGAGCTCTCCCCCACCCACCAAATGCCGAAACCAGGAGTCCCTGGGGCCACTGAGGCCCCACTCGGCACCCTTGCCGGCCTCCTCAGACTCGAATGACCCAGAGCTGTCGGCAGAGCTGGACAGTCTACTCCAGGAGGCACAGGCCATGAGGTCCGCCCCGGATCAACAAAGCAAGCTGCCCAAG GGTCTCTGGACAACAGCTCTCCCGTCACCAGCAAGCCCGAGGCCTTCTTCTCTAAGCTGCAGAAGTTCCGGGAAGCCAACCAGGAGGAGTGTGTTTGCAGCGACCCCGA ACCCCAGATCCTGGGCCTGCGCGAGGGCGGTGGCGTCAAGGGAGACCATGAATGTGAGTGTGAACCCTCGTGGGCTGCCCCACGGCCCAGCCAAGGTCCTGGGGCAGCAGCTGCGGTGTTGGGTCCTTGGGGAGGGAGGTCTGGGGCCCGGACAGGGTTGGGGTGAGCTGAGGCCCGGCCTCGTGGGGATTAGGGCCCGCCCTGTTACCCGCCTCACCCCTCCCCAGCAGCCTTCATtctcttcccagctgcctcaTTTCCCACGTGCCCCCCACTCCCGCCCCCTCCTTTCTGCACGTGTCATCCTTGTCGGGCCGCCGGCTCAGTCAC GCGTCTACTGTTACCGGGTCAACCGGCGCCTGTTCCTGGTGCCTTCAGATCCCGGCACCCCCTGCCGCCTGTGCAGGACACCACGGGACCAGCGGGGCCCTGAGACCCTGGCGGAGCCAGCGCAGGTCAG GGTGAGCGTCCCACTGTCCGTCCTGGACCCCCCACACCAGTACCGTATCCACCGGCGGAAGAGTTTTGACGCCTCCGACACGCTGGCCTTGCCCCGG